A region of Esox lucius isolate fEsoLuc1 chromosome 3, fEsoLuc1.pri, whole genome shotgun sequence DNA encodes the following proteins:
- the LOC105025363 gene encoding transmembrane protein 200A, whose translation MIATGGLLRMNRRQDSQRSKNHAENKRRRKLAKRRKKNDIVVVKGKLSLLSPSGLVAALGLGVLMVGIAMAVLGYWPHEGHSQGYATRVSPGAERRGNGRMSYSKSPRMSANWSSSKTHNDTVDRAAGGLAKQTGVAVNGSSSVPVNRSVSVSAPPPSTPTSVGFVSEFLDRYLYSDNLKVFGPLVMGIGIFLFICANAVLHENRDQKTKVINLRDIYSTVIDLHSKRTKNPTPINGSVSYAQCRGGGDLSSGGTLNRGTQSSATAPSNQGPQQARRSSMAARQQGWSRGNQTFTDTVYSIYRDQKRRCSEQSSYPREWEGTASIVTSSVNAFTLPVIKLNNCEVRDEGVQVLGEDTDCCSDDEIIRVQDFSEDAIGEQLVPGSSQALNIRHTHPSRRALLNPQQAYSPGFNTNEKGLPRKCSLKDASRMTLVLSTPQEDESPTTIKPPRAEQEQSLSPLSPISPVSRETADTGSRLSLSSLNNQEGGVQPQLMRRCSLSLAACRQGGGARRLSCPRLDRSNSKGYLKLETTDGESFEAQDLANSCSPDSHQEGEKEVDLSTQGGGDGVGEGKVAIVTRSCS comes from the exons ATGATTGCCACAGGGGGGCTCCTGCGTATGAACCGGCGGCAGGATTCACAGCGCTCTAAGAACCACGCAGAGAACAAGAGAAGGAGGAAACTAGccaagaggagaaagaagaacGACATTGTAGTG GTAAAAGGAAAACTCAGCCTGCTCTCCCCTTCTGGCCTGGTGGCCGCGCTGGGCCTGGGGGTGCTCATGGTGGGCATCGCCATGGCAGTCCTGGGGTACTGGCCCCACGAAGGACACAGCCAGGGGTACGCAACCAGGGTGTCCCCGGGCGCGGAGAGGAGGGGGAACGGCCGGATGAGCTACTCCAAGAGTCCCCGGATGTCAGCGAACTGGAGCAGCTCCAAGACCCACAACGACACAGTGGACCGCGCCGCCGGGGGCTTGGCGAAGCAGACCGGCGTCGCTGTCAATGGAAGCTCATCTGTGCCTGTCAATAGAAGTGTCTCGGTGtctgcccctcccccttcaACTCCTACCTCAG TTGGATTTGTCTCTGAGTTCCTAGACAGATACCTGTACTCAGACAACCTGAAGGTTTTCGGCCCCTTGGTGATGGGGATtggcatcttcctcttcatctgcgCTAACGCCGTATTGCACGAGAACCGGGACCAGAAGACCAAAGTGATCAACCTCCGAGACATCTACTCCACTGTCATCGACCTCCACAGCAAACGGACAAAGAACCCCACGCCGATTAACGGTTCGGTGAGCTACGCCCAATGCAGAGGTGGCGGGGACCTCAGCTCAGGCGGGACGCTAAATCGGGGCACTCAGTCCTCCGCGACCGCACCCAGCAACCAGGGGCCGCAGCAGGCCAGACGATCATCGATGGCGGCCAGGCAGCAGGGCTGGTCCAGGGGTAACCAGACGTTCACAGACACAGTGTACAGCATCTACAGAGATCAGAAGCGCAG GTGTTCGGAGCAGTCGTCCTACCCCAGGGAATGGGAGGGTACCGCCTCCATCGTGACGTCTTCTGTCAACGCCTTCACTCTCCCTGTCATCAAGCTGAACAACTGTGAAGTGCGAGATGAGGGGGTACAGGTCCTGGGGGAGGACACCGACTGCTGCTCCGATGACGAGATCATCCGAGTCCAGGACTTCAGCGAGGACGCGATCGGGGAGCAGTTGGTTCCGGGATCCAGTCAGGCTCTGAACATCAGACACACGCATCCTTCCAGGAGAGCTTTGTTGAACCCTCAACAAGCCTACAGTCCAGGTTTTAACACAAACGAAAAGGGCCTCCCTAGAAAGTGTTCGTTGAAGGACGCCTCGCGGATGACCTTGGTCTTGTCGACCCCCCAGGAGGATGAGAGTCCGACCACAATTAAACCCCCAAGGGCAGAGCAGGAACAGAGCCTTAGCCCGCTGTCTCCCATCTCCCCGGTTTCCCGGGAGACAGCGGACACGGGATCCCGACTGTCCCTCAGCTCCTTGAACAACCAAGAGGGTGGCGTTCAGCCGCAGCTGATGCGACGATGCAGCCTCTCATTGGCCGCCTGTCGTCAAGGGGGCGGGGCCCGGAGGTTGAGCTGTCCGCGTCTGGATCGGTCGAACAGTAAGGGGTACCTGAAACTGGAGACCACAGACGGGGAGTCCTTCGAGGCACAAGACCTTGCAAACTCCTGCTCGCCTGACTCCCACCAGGAAGGGGAAAAAGAGGTGGACCTGTCCACTCAAGGGGGAGGTGATGGAGTCGGGGAAGGGAAGGTGGCGATAGTCACCCGGAGTTGTTCTTAA